A section of the Streptococcus oriscaviae genome encodes:
- the pfkA gene encoding 6-phosphofructokinase, with protein MKRIGVLTSGGDAPGMNAAIRAVVRQAISEGMEVYGISEGYAGMVAGKIAPLTIRSVGDIISRGGTFLGSARYPEFAQLEGQLKGIEQLKKHGIEGVVVIGGDGSYHGAMRLTEHGFPAVGVPGTIDNDIVGTDFTIGFDTAVTTAMDAIDKIRDTSSSHRRTFVVEVMGRHAGDIALWAGIAAGADVIVVPEEDFDIKEIVARIKQGYDTGKKHSIIVLAEGVMPVTQFAKELKAAGDLSDLRVTELGHIQRGGSPTARDRVLASRMGAHAVKLLKEGRGGLAVGIRNEEMVENPILGTAEEGALFSLSPEGKIIVNNPHKADLNLATLNREISF; from the coding sequence ATGAAGCGTATTGGTGTTTTAACCAGTGGTGGCGATGCCCCTGGTATGAATGCTGCAATTCGTGCAGTTGTTCGCCAAGCAATTTCAGAAGGCATGGAAGTTTATGGAATCAGTGAAGGCTACGCAGGTATGGTAGCTGGAAAAATCGCTCCATTGACCATCCGCTCTGTAGGCGATATTATTTCTCGCGGAGGTACCTTCCTTGGTTCAGCTCGTTATCCAGAGTTTGCCCAGCTTGAGGGTCAATTAAAAGGGATTGAGCAGCTGAAAAAGCATGGCATTGAAGGTGTTGTTGTTATCGGTGGTGACGGCTCTTACCATGGTGCGATGCGTTTGACAGAACATGGCTTCCCAGCTGTCGGCGTTCCTGGAACAATCGACAACGATATTGTTGGCACAGACTTTACCATTGGTTTTGATACAGCCGTGACAACAGCTATGGATGCGATTGATAAAATTCGTGATACATCATCCAGTCACCGCCGTACCTTCGTTGTTGAAGTAATGGGCCGTCATGCAGGTGATATTGCTCTCTGGGCAGGTATCGCAGCAGGTGCAGATGTCATTGTTGTTCCAGAAGAAGACTTTGACATCAAAGAAATCGTTGCTAGAATCAAACAAGGTTATGATACTGGTAAAAAACACAGCATCATCGTTCTTGCAGAAGGCGTGATGCCAGTGACTCAATTTGCTAAAGAATTGAAAGCTGCTGGAGATTTGAGCGACTTGCGTGTAACCGAACTCGGTCACATCCAACGTGGTGGTTCACCAACTGCGCGCGACCGCGTTTTAGCATCGCGTATGGGTGCCCACGCTGTTAAATTGCTCAAAGAAGGCCGTGGTGGACTTGCTGTTGGTATCCGTAACGAAGAAATGGTTGAAAATCCAATCCTCGGAACGGCTGAAGAAGGTGCTTTGTTTAGTCTTTCTCCAGAAGGCAAGATTATTGTCAACAATCCACACAAGGCTGACTTGAACCTTGCTACATTGAACAGAGAAATTTCGTTCTAG